Within the Osmerus eperlanus chromosome 10, fOsmEpe2.1, whole genome shotgun sequence genome, the region gacctctctcctcaggcccctcagacctctctcctcagacccctcagacctctctcctcaggcccctcagacctctctcctcaggcccctcagacctctctcctcagacccctcagacctctctcctcagacccctcagacctctctcctctggcccctcagacctctctcctcaggcccctcagacctctctcctcaggcccctcagacctctctcctcagacccctcagacctctctcctcaggcccctcagacctctctcctcaggcccctcagacctctctcctcagacccctcagaactctctcctctggcccctcagacctctctcctctggcccctcagacctctctcctcaggcctctcagaactctctcctcagacccctcagacctctctcctctggcccctcagacctctctcctctggcccctcagacctctctcctctggcccctcagaactctctcctcagacccctcagacctctctcctcaggcccctcagacctctctcctctggcccctcagacctctctcctcaggcccctcagacctctctcctcaggcctctcagacctctctcctctggcccctcagacctctctcctcaggcccctcagacctctctcctcaggcccctcagaactctctcctcaggcccctcagacctctctcctctggcccctcagacctctctcctcaggcctctcagacctctctcctctggcccctcagacctctctcctcaggcccctcagacctctctcctcaggcccctcagacctctctcctctggcccctcagaactctctcctcagacccctcagacctctctcctcaggcccctcagacctctctcctcagacctctctcctcaggcccctcagacctctctcctcaggcccctcagaactctctcctcagacccctcagacctctctcctcaggcccctcagacctctctcctctggcccctcagacctctctcctctggcccctcagacctctctcctctggcctctcagacctctctcctctggcccctcagaactctctcctcaggcccctcagacctctctcctctggcccctcagacctctctcctcaggcccctcagacctctctcctctggccccagacctctctcctcaggcccctcagacctctctcctcagacctctctcctcaggcccctcagacctctctcctctggcccctcagacctctctcctcagacccctcagaactctctcctcaggcccctcagacctctctcctcaggcccctcagacctctctcctcaggcccctcagacctctctcctcagacccctcagaactctctcctcaggcccctcagacctctctcctcaggcccctcagacctctctcctcaggcccctcagacctctctcctcaggcccctcagacctctctcctcaggcccctcagaactctctcctcaggcccctcagacctctctcctctggcccctcagacctctctcctctggcccctcagacctctctcctctggcccctcagacctctctcctctggccccagacctctctcctcaggcccctcagacctctctcctcagacctctctcctcaggcccctcagacctctctcctctggcccctcagacctctctcctctggcccctcagacctctctcctctggcccctcagacctctctcctcagacccctcagacctctctcctcagacccctcagaactctctcctcaggcccctcagacctctctcctcaggcccctcagacctctctcctcagacccctcagacctctctcctctggcctctcagacctctctcctctggcccctcagacctctctcctcagacccctcagacctctctcctctggcctctcagacctctctcctctggcccctcagacctctctcctctggcccctcagacctctctcctctggcccctcagacctctctcctctggcccctcagacctctctcctcaggcccctcagacctctctcctctggcccctcagacctctctcctctggcccctcagacctctctcctctggcccctcagacctctctcctcaggcccctcagacctctctcctcaggcccctcagacctctctcctcagacccctcagacctctctcctcaggcccctcagacctctctcctcaggcccctcagacctctctcctcaggcccctcagacctctctcctctggcccctcagacctctctcctctggcccctcagacctctctcctctggcccctcagacctctctcctctggcccctcagacctctctcctcaggcccctcagacctctctcctcaggcccctcagacctctctcctctggcccctcagacctctctcctcagacccctcagacctctctcctcaggcccctcagacctctctcctctggcccctcagacctctctcctcaggcccctcagacctctctcctctggcccctcagacctctctcctctggcccctcagacctctctcctctggcccctcagacctctctcctcagacccctcagacctctctcctcaggcccctcagacctctctcctctggcccctcagacctctctcctctggcccctcagacctctctcctctggcccctcagacctctctcctcagacccctcagaactctctcctcaggcccctcagacctctctcctctggcccctcagacctctctcctctggcccctcagacctctctcctctggcccctcagacctctctcctcaggcccctcagacctctctcctctggcccctcagacctctctcctctggcccctcagacctctctcctctggcccctcagacctctctcctctggcccctcagacctctctcctcagacccctcagacctctctcctcaggcccctcagacctctctcctctggcccctcagacctctctcctcaggcccctcagacctctctcctctggcccctcagacctctctcctcaggcccctcagacctctctcctctggcccctcagacctctctcctcagacccctcagacctctctcctcaggcccctcagacctctctcctctggcccctcagacctctctcctctggcccctcagacctctctcctcaggcccctcagacctctctcctctggcccctcagacctctctcctcaggcccctcagacctctctcctcaggcccctcagacctctctcctcagacccctcagacctctctcctcaggcccctcagacctctctcctctggcccctcagacctctctcctcaggcccctctcatgCAGTTGTTATCGCCCCCGCTGGTCGGAGGATGTATTGTATTTATACTATAAACTGACGTTAAACTTTGGTTTTAGTATCAATGAATAGAGTTTAACATAGCAAAAATGTGCATTGCGGCTAGCGTTATGTATGGCGAACATTATCACCAAATATTTTGTTTTTCAATTATTAAAGTAGCTGCCTAGAACCACATTTATACCCAAGTCATAGTTTATGAAAATAAAGAGAAAATGTTTTTGAAGTCAGTGATTGTATGACTGAGCCGACACGGCTTGTATTTGCAAACAACTTTATTGTACCataaaagaaaacaaatatattCAACCATAAAATTCTTTATTGCGTTTATAAGCCAAGAGTGTGCCATCTACTGAATTACAAGTGGATCACCCTGTGCCATCTACTGGATTACAAGTGGATCACCCTGTGATCAAATGTAATGTGGGTACAGCCTGTACTTCAGCCTTTCAATCATATGAATATGTTCAGCTTTTTACATGAGTCAGATGGTGCCATTTCTTAACCTAAaattcacgagttcagtaatcacaccatagattgaatagatagcttttattgaagcagagctggtagcagagccaagcccgatggtggaggaggctggtagcagagccgggcctggtgtccgggcatggactcggggtgtggcggagagtcctaatgggtcacggccgagcagcagctcaagcagatcccctgggaagcctggatagatgacagggagaagcagagaagaaagggaagggtgggagggtgacaacaacatgctagcacagggaccagaggaatggaagatactttatacagaactcttaattgaccaaggggagtttggtcgcattcttccgtgctttactgggctgatgcgtattagtttgattggagaaggaggagtcttggtgtgccaccttcctcccgaactttagttaaccctttcaggcctAACTCCATTTAACCTAATCATTCAtcattaactgcatcactttcCACAACCACAACATCTTTACCTCAAAAGAGGACCATATCTCACAACAAGGTCACCACAGCGTCTGTCAGACAGGCTGTCTTCACTGGAACACAGGGCTCTATGACCTCCCATCAGGGCTTGGACAGGTGGTGCAGTGGGATAATTCCCAAATTGTGCAGCGTTCCACTGGAGGTGGGTCTCCACTGAGTCTTGTCAGGTGCATCTGTTAAAGGAACAGAATGGAACAGCATCCCAGTCATAGAAAAGAACTTCTGCTGTTAGAACCTTCATGTACAGGAAGCAAATCTACTTGAACAGAAAGGAGCTTTTCAGCTTCACGTATGTCAGGCTACTACAAAGACATACACGTTAAATTACCAtcatgattacatccttacttaattaattaattgacaAATAAGAACATACTAAATTGGAACACGAATGAAGATGATTTGCTGCAGCAACAAAATAAATTctatatatttaatatatatatataaatatatatatcatatatatttaaaaaaaaactgtattaaATGATATGTTATACTTTGAACGGACAGCACTTGCAAATTCAGATCAAGCTTACCACTCATGTTCAAATCCTGTTCAAATGGTTTACGGGGCTTAAGGAGAGAGGTTATACCTGAACCCCATTGGCTCACGGGACTAGGGGTCTCAGGAGGAAGGTCATTCTCAATCCCCATTGGTCACTACCCTGTATGGGTAACTCCAGGTCAGTAGGGGGCAATAATGCACCTTTCAGATTTTCCAATACGCCCAGAAGAAGAGCTGTTCCATGGTTACCTGACGGATGATTTTCGTTTCGGATATGAATCTGTCGGAAAGCTACAGCAAGTTTGGCAAAGTGTTTGGCGTCCTTGCAGTTGTGATCGTCGTAATTGCAGCAGTTTTACATCACCTGGAAAGTTCCGAAACGACTGTGTACAGCAGGTAAAATTAGAGAAAACGGAACgatgctaacgttagctagccagcTTGCTAGTAACGTTATCTTAACCAATGTAACTTTACGCTAGCTAGCTGTAACTGCTAACGTTAGTTAGCTAATTAATTAGCACGTTTGCGTTCATTGCGTTGACGCCCAACGTGCGTAGGACCAGGAAGCAACAGTCACAGTAGTAGACTAGCTGTAGCTAGGTATGAGGTAGACCTGCTGGCTGTTTGTGTCCTCTCTGCCCGAGTTTCTCACCATGGTCCTAGCTAGCAAACAGTGACATCTTAGCTCTGTAACATCTAGCGTTCGCCCTACTGTACAATCTATAGATTATAGCCAGCCTAGTATTGGTTATATGACTATATTATCTAGTCCTTGGGTATGTAATGTTTCTCGCTAACTTAGTCGGATCAAAATCAACGAACCATTTAGGAAAATTATTATCGTGTTGTTACACAGGATGTCGGTAGATATGTCCGCTCTGGAGGCCAGCTTTAGACAGAAGAATCAAAGCTGTTTTATTCTCGGCGCCTCCGGAGAAACGGGTAAGATTTTACTGCAAGAACTTGTCCAGCGAAATATCTTCTCCAAGATCACTCTTATTGGTAGACGCCAGCTCATCTTGGAGGACAAAATCTACGAAAGCCTGGTGAGTAACAGGTGAACATCTAAACCTGGTGAGTAACACAGGTGATCATCTTAATTTATCTAGCAGACGCTGTTGTCCAAAGCAACGATCTGAACTTGTGaccttttgatctgcagtcaaacgcCCTattcactgagctatacccatccccatgctcgaccactgagctatacccatccccatgctctaccactgagctatacccatccccatgctctaccactgagctatacccatccccatgctctaccactgagctatacccatccccatgttctaccactgagctatacccatccccatgctctaccactgagctatacctatccccatgctctactactgagctatacccatccccatgctctaccactgagctatacccatccccatgctctaccactgagctatacccatccccatgctctaccactgagctatacccataccTGTACCTTTACTATACAGGCAGTTACAGTTTATGGTAGGGAAGGGTTTCCTTCACAGGGAGTGGTGCAGGTGTGTTATGAGTGTCCGCCTCTCTCCCAGGTACAGGAAGTGGTGGACTTTGAGAAGCTGGAGGACTATGCAGCAGCCTTCCAGGGTCACGATGTTGGTTTCTGCTGTCTGGGAACCACCAAGGCCAAAGCTGGGACGGTGAGTTGAGCTGAGAGGACCTTTTTTGTTGCACTGTCTCTGGTAAAACATACAGACATCAGCCATTGAAACAGTTAGAGCTGTGCTCATCTGCTCCTTGATCATCTGTGGTCACATCACAGTAAGATGATCGCTGTTCTATGGGCGTTGCTTGTAAAAAGAGGGTTAAATGAAGTGTTAGTCCCATGGGGGTGTGGTTTCAGGAGGGGTTCATACGAGTCGATCATGACTACGTTCTGAAGGCTGCTGAGCTGGCGAAGGCCGGAGGCTGCTCTGacttccacctggagtcctccaGAGGAGCCGACAAGACCAGCGGCCTCCTCTACCTCCGAGTCAAGGTACTAGTGTTGCCTTTTACCTgcttacaacacacacaggcagacagagaggcacacacacagacatcatggGTTACAGTGATTACAGATGTAGAGATGCCTGTTATGAAGTGATGTGAGGGTTGTTGAAGCAGGCGTCTCTTCCCCAGGGTGAGGTGGAGGCGGATGTGGAGCGGCTGGGCTTCCAGAGGTTGTCCATCTACAGACCTGCGTGAGGCACCAGCTCACATGCTGCTCACTTTCTCATCATCTCATGGCTTACAGGCAAACCTGCTGGCCTTGAcaaaacacaccacacccatCCTTCTAGATTCAGCTACCTGAAAACCTTTGTTAAACGATAGCTCTATAGTGTCTCCAGACCTGTGTTATCAGCCACAGCTCTGTAGTGAAGAGGTCTGTAGGTCTGACCCAGCCTGCTCCTCTCCAGGGTGTTGCTGGTGGACCGCCAGGAGAGCCGCCCTGCTGAGTGGTTGGCCAGGAAGTTCCTGGGCCCCATGTCCTCTGTGTTCCCAACGGCAATGTCCATCCCCATCCAGGTGGTGGCCAGGGCCATGCTGGCCAACGCCCTCCTGCAACCCCAGCAGGCCCTGGAGATCCTGGAGAACAAGGCCATCTACGAGCTGGGCAACAGCCCCAAGAAGTGAGGGGGCGGAACCAGCAGAGGGACTTTTTACCAATCACAAAAAGTGCCATTATTCTGTTAACAGGTTCTGTAAAATTGAGTCAATTGTTAATTTTGCTGCTTGCTGAACACTCGATTATTGGCTTTGTgtgaatttttattttatttatataaatcTTTTTCTGTCCTCTCTGCAACTCTGTTTCTCTAAAATGTTTACTGCAAACGTGTTTTAATGGTTGAAAAGGGAAACACTACAGCATCTTTatcctctgtgtgtgatgtcataATGCCTTAAAGCCAACAGACATTCACCtatttgttgttttgttcttAAATGTTGAATAATGTCAACAACATCTTGATTACATTGTGTAAAATCCATATTCATCTGTACTGCTGCGTTGATATATAATTCTAATATGTAAATAAATGGTAAGTAATAAAAGTTATTTAAAAGGGTTTTA harbors:
- the htatip2 gene encoding oxidoreductase HTATIP2 isoform X2, whose translation is MIFVSDMNLSESYSKFGKVFGVLAVVIVVIAAVLHHLESSETTVYSRMSVDMSALEASFRQKNQSCFILGASGETGKILLQELVQRNIFSKITLIGRRQLILEDKIYESLEVVDFEKLEDYAAAFQGHDVGFCCLGTTKAKAGTEGFIRVDHDYVLKAAELAKAGGCSDFHLESSRGADKTSGLLYLRVKGEVEADVERLGFQRLSIYRPAVLLVDRQESRPAEWLARKFLGPMSSVFPTAMSIPIQVVARAMLANALLQPQQALEILENKAIYELGNSPKK
- the htatip2 gene encoding oxidoreductase HTATIP2 isoform X1, translated to MIFVSDMNLSESYSKFGKVFGVLAVVIVVIAAVLHHLESSETTVYSRMSVDMSALEASFRQKNQSCFILGASGETGKILLQELVQRNIFSKITLIGRRQLILEDKIYESLVQEVVDFEKLEDYAAAFQGHDVGFCCLGTTKAKAGTEGFIRVDHDYVLKAAELAKAGGCSDFHLESSRGADKTSGLLYLRVKGEVEADVERLGFQRLSIYRPAVLLVDRQESRPAEWLARKFLGPMSSVFPTAMSIPIQVVARAMLANALLQPQQALEILENKAIYELGNSPKK